A single genomic interval of Lewinellaceae bacterium harbors:
- a CDS encoding VOC family protein — translation MQQLMMVTLVVKDYDEAISYYTGNLGFDLIEDTGMGGGKRWVVVAPKGSASRLLLAKAKNAREQEAIGNQTGGRVFLFLHTDDLLRDYHQWLERGVEFVETPREEAYGLVVVFRDLYGNKWDLIQPK, via the coding sequence ATGCAGCAATTGATGATGGTTACGCTGGTCGTAAAGGATTACGATGAAGCAATTTCGTACTATACCGGTAACCTTGGTTTTGACCTGATCGAAGATACCGGTATGGGAGGCGGCAAGCGCTGGGTGGTGGTTGCGCCCAAAGGCAGCGCCAGCCGGTTATTACTGGCTAAAGCTAAAAACGCCCGTGAGCAGGAGGCGATCGGCAACCAGACCGGAGGCCGGGTGTTTCTATTCCTGCACACCGATGATCTCCTGCGGGATTATCATCAGTGGCTTGAGCGTGGGGTCGAATTTGTGGAGACGCCCCGTGAGGAAGCCTATGGATTGGTGGTTGTTTTTCGTGATCTTTATGGCAACAAATGGGATCTGATCCAACCCAAATAA